Proteins found in one Zea mays cultivar B73 chromosome 1, Zm-B73-REFERENCE-NAM-5.0, whole genome shotgun sequence genomic segment:
- the LOC100216974 gene encoding UDP-xylose transporter 1-like isoform X1, protein MSDGAGSRTGVAGALGLSVTSSVAIVICNKYLISTLGFFFATTLTSWHLMVTFFTLYVAQRLRFFEPKPIDARTVISFGLLNGISIGLLNLCLGFNSVGFYQMTKLAIIPFTIVLETLFLSKKFSQSIKASLMVLLLGVGIASVTDLQLNLLGSIIAVLTIAATCVGQILTNQIQRRLKVSSTQLLYQSSPYQSAVLLVTGPFVDKLLTKRDVFAFSYTTQVVVFILLSCSIAVCVNFSTFLVIGTTSPVTYQVLGHLKTCLVLSFGYIILKDPFSARNVVGILIAIFGMGLYSYYSVVESRKKTEDASSLPVAAQMSEKDSAPLLGAKSSPRTENKAEETFDYMPRTAKSAFTGR, encoded by the exons ATGTCGGACGGCGCGGGCTCCCGGACGGGCGTCGCTGGCGCGCTGGGCCTCTCGGTCACCTCGTCGGTGGCCATCGTCATCTGCAACAAGTACCTCATCAGCACTCTAGGCTTCTTCTTCG CGACGACGCTGACGAGCTGGCACCTCATGGTGACCTTCTTCACGCTGTACGTTGCGCAGCGGCTGCGCTTCTTCGAGCCAAAGCCGATCGACGCGCGCACCGTCATCTCCTTCGGCCTGCTCAACGGCATCTCCATTGGCCTCCTCAACCTCTGCCTCGGGTTCAACTCTGTTGGCTTCTACCAG ATGACCAAGCTGGCCATCATACCCTTCACCATAGTCTTGGAAACCCTCTTTCTGAGCAAGAAGTTCAG CCAGAGCATCAAGGCCTCCCTCATGGTTCTGCTGCTGGGAGTCGGGATCGCGTCGGTCACGGATCTCCAGCTCAACCTCCTCGGCTCGATCATCGCCGTGCTCACCATCGCTGCGACATGCGTCGGGCAGATT CTGACCAACCAAATCCAGAGGAGGCTGAAGGTTTCGTCGACGCAGCTGCTGTACCAGTCGTCGCCGTACCAGTCCGCGGTGCTGCTCGTCACCGGGCCTTTCGTGGACAAGCTCCTCACCAAGCGTGACGTCTTCGCGTTCAGCTACACCACCCAAGTCGTG GTGTTCATCCTGCTGTCGTGCTCGATCGCGGTGTGCGTAAACTTCAGCACGTTCCTGGTGATCGGCACGACGTCGCCCGTGACGTACCAGGTGCTGGGCCACCTCAAGACGTGTTTGGTGCTCTCCTTCGGCTACATCATCCTCAAAGACCCCTTCAGCGCGCGCAACGTGGTGGGCATCCTCATCGCCATCTTCGGCATGGGCCTCTACTCCTACTACTCCGTCGTCGAGAGCAGGAAGAAGACCGAGGACGCTAGCTCGCTGCCGGTCGCCGCGCAG ATGAGCGAGAAGGACTCGGCGCCACTCCTCGGCGCCAAGAGCTCGCCGCGGACAGAGAACAAGGCCGAGGAAACCTTCGACTACATGCCGAGGACGGCCAAGAGCGCGTTCACCGGCCGGTGA
- the LOC100216974 gene encoding UDP-xylose transporter 1-like isoform X2, translated as MSDGAGSRTGVAGALGLSVTSSVAIVICNKYLISTLGFFFGHDDADELAPHGDLLHAVRCAAAALLRAKADRRAHRHLLRPAQRHLHWPPQPLPRVQLCWLLPDDQAGHHTLHHSLGNPLSEQEVQSIKASLMVLLLGVGIASVTDLQLNLLGSIIAVLTIAATCVGQILTNQIQRRLKVSSTQLLYQSSPYQSAVLLVTGPFVDKLLTKRDVFAFSYTTQVVVFILLSCSIAVCVNFSTFLVIGTTSPVTYQVLGHLKTCLVLSFGYIILKDPFSARNVVGILIAIFGMGLYSYYSVVESRKKTEDASSLPVAAQMSEKDSAPLLGAKSSPRTENKAEETFDYMPRTAKSAFTGR; from the exons ATGTCGGACGGCGCGGGCTCCCGGACGGGCGTCGCTGGCGCGCTGGGCCTCTCGGTCACCTCGTCGGTGGCCATCGTCATCTGCAACAAGTACCTCATCAGCACTCTAGGCTTCTTCTTCGGTCA CGACGACGCTGACGAGCTGGCACCTCATGGTGACCTTCTTCACGCTGTACGTTGCGCAGCGGCTGCGCTTCTTCGAGCCAAAGCCGATCGACGCGCGCACCGTCATCTCCTTCGGCCTGCTCAACGGCATCTCCATTGGCCTCCTCAACCTCTGCCTCGGGTTCAACTCTGTTGGCTTCTACCAG ATGACCAAGCTGGCCATCATACCCTTCACCATAGTCTTGGAAACCCTCTTTCTGAGCAAGAAGTTCAG AGCATCAAGGCCTCCCTCATGGTTCTGCTGCTGGGAGTCGGGATCGCGTCGGTCACGGATCTCCAGCTCAACCTCCTCGGCTCGATCATCGCCGTGCTCACCATCGCTGCGACATGCGTCGGGCAGATT CTGACCAACCAAATCCAGAGGAGGCTGAAGGTTTCGTCGACGCAGCTGCTGTACCAGTCGTCGCCGTACCAGTCCGCGGTGCTGCTCGTCACCGGGCCTTTCGTGGACAAGCTCCTCACCAAGCGTGACGTCTTCGCGTTCAGCTACACCACCCAAGTCGTG GTGTTCATCCTGCTGTCGTGCTCGATCGCGGTGTGCGTAAACTTCAGCACGTTCCTGGTGATCGGCACGACGTCGCCCGTGACGTACCAGGTGCTGGGCCACCTCAAGACGTGTTTGGTGCTCTCCTTCGGCTACATCATCCTCAAAGACCCCTTCAGCGCGCGCAACGTGGTGGGCATCCTCATCGCCATCTTCGGCATGGGCCTCTACTCCTACTACTCCGTCGTCGAGAGCAGGAAGAAGACCGAGGACGCTAGCTCGCTGCCGGTCGCCGCGCAG ATGAGCGAGAAGGACTCGGCGCCACTCCTCGGCGCCAAGAGCTCGCCGCGGACAGAGAACAAGGCCGAGGAAACCTTCGACTACATGCCGAGGACGGCCAAGAGCGCGTTCACCGGCCGGTGA
- the LOC100216974 gene encoding UDP-xylose transporter 1-like isoform X3: MVTFFTLYVAQRLRFFEPKPIDARTVISFGLLNGISIGLLNLCLGFNSVGFYQMTKLAIIPFTIVLETLFLSKKFSQSIKASLMVLLLGVGIASVTDLQLNLLGSIIAVLTIAATCVGQILTNQIQRRLKVSSTQLLYQSSPYQSAVLLVTGPFVDKLLTKRDVFAFSYTTQVVVFILLSCSIAVCVNFSTFLVIGTTSPVTYQVLGHLKTCLVLSFGYIILKDPFSARNVVGILIAIFGMGLYSYYSVVESRKKTEDASSLPVAAQMSEKDSAPLLGAKSSPRTENKAEETFDYMPRTAKSAFTGR; the protein is encoded by the exons ATGGTGACCTTCTTCACGCTGTACGTTGCGCAGCGGCTGCGCTTCTTCGAGCCAAAGCCGATCGACGCGCGCACCGTCATCTCCTTCGGCCTGCTCAACGGCATCTCCATTGGCCTCCTCAACCTCTGCCTCGGGTTCAACTCTGTTGGCTTCTACCAG ATGACCAAGCTGGCCATCATACCCTTCACCATAGTCTTGGAAACCCTCTTTCTGAGCAAGAAGTTCAG CCAGAGCATCAAGGCCTCCCTCATGGTTCTGCTGCTGGGAGTCGGGATCGCGTCGGTCACGGATCTCCAGCTCAACCTCCTCGGCTCGATCATCGCCGTGCTCACCATCGCTGCGACATGCGTCGGGCAGATT CTGACCAACCAAATCCAGAGGAGGCTGAAGGTTTCGTCGACGCAGCTGCTGTACCAGTCGTCGCCGTACCAGTCCGCGGTGCTGCTCGTCACCGGGCCTTTCGTGGACAAGCTCCTCACCAAGCGTGACGTCTTCGCGTTCAGCTACACCACCCAAGTCGTG GTGTTCATCCTGCTGTCGTGCTCGATCGCGGTGTGCGTAAACTTCAGCACGTTCCTGGTGATCGGCACGACGTCGCCCGTGACGTACCAGGTGCTGGGCCACCTCAAGACGTGTTTGGTGCTCTCCTTCGGCTACATCATCCTCAAAGACCCCTTCAGCGCGCGCAACGTGGTGGGCATCCTCATCGCCATCTTCGGCATGGGCCTCTACTCCTACTACTCCGTCGTCGAGAGCAGGAAGAAGACCGAGGACGCTAGCTCGCTGCCGGTCGCCGCGCAG ATGAGCGAGAAGGACTCGGCGCCACTCCTCGGCGCCAAGAGCTCGCCGCGGACAGAGAACAAGGCCGAGGAAACCTTCGACTACATGCCGAGGACGGCCAAGAGCGCGTTCACCGGCCGGTGA
- the LOC100286228 gene encoding mitochondrial import inner membrane translocase subunit TIM16, translating into MAGKLIANLIVMGSTIIGRAMLQAYRKALDNANKTGVAHEAINNIRRASKTMTEQEARQILGVSENSTWEEIVQRYDNLFERNGKSGSFYLQSKVHRAKECLETVYQKNKQDEPPN; encoded by the exons ATG GCTGGGAAGCTTATTGCAAACCTGATTGTCATGGGCTCTACGATTATAGGAAGAGCTATGCTTCAGGCATATCGTAAAGCACTTGATA ATGCAAATAAAACTGGTGTGGCCCATGAGGCAATAAACAATATTCGTAGAGCAAGCAAAACAATGACCGAACAGGAAGCGAGGCAGATACTGGGTGTCTCAGAGAATTCGACGTGGGAAGAGATCGTACAG CGATACGATAACTTGTTTGAAAGGAACGGCAAATCTGGGAGCTTTTACCTCCAATCGAAGGTTCACCGGGCCAAGGAGTGCCTAGAAACAGTGTACCAaaagaacaaacaagatgagcctcCTAACTGA